A part of Gemmatimonadales bacterium genomic DNA contains:
- the groL gene encoding chaperonin GroEL (60 kDa chaperone family; promotes refolding of misfolded polypeptides especially under stressful conditions; forms two stacked rings of heptamers to form a barrel-shaped 14mer; ends can be capped by GroES; misfolded proteins enter the barrel where they are refolded when GroES binds) has translation MAAKELLFNTDARARLKKGVDALAEAVKVTLGPKGRNVVIDKKFGSPTITKDGVTVAKEIELNDPIENMGAQMVKEVATKTSDLAGDGTTTATVLAQAIYREGLKNVTAGANPMELKRGIDRAVEAIVEQLRTLSVPSAGKKEIAQVGSISANNDKEIGNLIADAMEKVGKDGVITVEEAKGLETTLETVDGMQFDRGYLSPYFVTDPEKMEAVVDDGYILIHDKKISSMKELLPVLEKVAQSGRPLLIIAEDVEGEALATLVVNKLRGTLKVAAVKAPGFGDRRKEMLRDIAVLTGGQVISEEVGFKLENATLNDLGRAKRIVVDKDNTTVVDGRGKADDIKGRINEIKAAIDKSTSDYDREKLQERLAKLSGGVAVINVGAATETEMKEKKARVEDALHATRAAVEEGIVPGGGVALLRAQSALDRLKGTEDEKIGVEIVRRALEEPIRAIAQNAGAEGSIVVAKVKESKDKNFGYNAQTDNYEDLVKSGVIDPTKVTRTALQNAASIAGLLLTTECVVVERKEEKPAPAGPPGGGMGGMY, from the coding sequence ATGGCAGCAAAAGAGCTTCTCTTCAATACCGATGCCCGCGCCCGCCTCAAGAAGGGCGTTGATGCGCTGGCCGAGGCGGTCAAGGTCACCCTCGGTCCCAAGGGCCGCAATGTCGTCATCGACAAGAAATTCGGCTCGCCCACGATCACCAAGGACGGCGTCACCGTCGCCAAGGAGATCGAGCTCAACGACCCGATCGAGAACATGGGTGCCCAGATGGTGAAGGAGGTCGCCACCAAGACGTCCGATCTGGCCGGCGACGGCACCACCACCGCCACCGTGCTGGCCCAGGCGATCTACCGCGAGGGCCTCAAGAACGTCACCGCCGGCGCCAACCCGATGGAGCTGAAGCGCGGCATCGACCGGGCCGTGGAGGCCATCGTCGAGCAGCTGCGCACGCTCTCCGTCCCCTCGGCCGGCAAGAAGGAAATCGCCCAGGTCGGCAGCATCTCCGCCAACAACGACAAGGAGATCGGCAACCTGATCGCCGACGCCATGGAGAAGGTGGGCAAGGACGGCGTCATCACGGTCGAGGAGGCCAAGGGCCTGGAGACCACGCTGGAGACGGTCGACGGCATGCAGTTCGACCGGGGCTATCTGTCGCCCTACTTCGTCACCGATCCGGAGAAGATGGAGGCCGTGGTCGACGACGGTTACATCCTGATCCACGACAAGAAAATCTCCTCGATGAAGGAGCTGCTCCCGGTGCTGGAGAAGGTGGCCCAGAGCGGCCGCCCACTGCTCATCATCGCCGAGGACGTGGAGGGCGAGGCGCTGGCCACCCTGGTGGTCAACAAGCTCCGCGGCACCCTCAAGGTCGCGGCCGTCAAGGCCCCGGGCTTCGGTGACCGCCGCAAGGAGATGCTCCGCGACATCGCGGTACTCACCGGCGGCCAGGTGATCTCCGAGGAAGTCGGCTTCAAGCTGGAGAACGCCACCCTCAACGATCTGGGCCGGGCCAAGCGGATCGTGGTGGACAAGGACAACACCACCGTGGTCGATGGCCGGGGCAAGGCCGACGACATCAAGGGCCGGATCAACGAGATCAAGGCGGCCATCGACAAGAGCACCAGCGACTACGACCGGGAGAAGCTGCAGGAGCGGCTGGCCAAGCTGTCCGGCGGCGTGGCGGTGATCAACGTCGGCGCGGCCACCGAGACCGAGATGAAGGAGAAGAAGGCTCGGGTGGAGGACGCGCTCCACGCCACCCGCGCGGCCGTGGAAGAGGGCATCGTTCCCGGCGGCGGCGTGGCGCTCCTCCGGGCGCAGTCCGCGCTCGACCGGCTCAAGGGCACCGAGGACGAGAAGATCGGCGTCGAGATCGTGCGGCGCGCGCTGGAGGAGCCCATCCGGGCCATCGCCCAGAACGCGGGCGCCGAGGGCTCGATCGTGGTGGCCAAGGTGAAGGAGTCGAAGGACAAGAACTTCGGCTACAACGCCCAGACCGACAACTACGAGGACCTGGTGAAGTCGGGCGTCATCGACCCGACCAAGGTCACCCGCACGGCGCTGCAGAACGCCGCGTCGATCGCGGGCCTGCTCCTCACCACGGAGTGCGTGGTGGTGGAGAGGAAGGAAGAGAAGCCGGCCCCGGCGGGTCCTCCGGGCGGCGGCATGGGCGGGATGTACTAA
- a CDS encoding co-chaperone GroES: MKIQPLEDRVVILPADEAEAMRGGLYIPDTAKEKPTQGEVLAVGPGRVEKGDRVPMELKVGDQVIYGKYSGTPYTYEGDEYVIIKASDVLAKLG, encoded by the coding sequence CTGAAGATTCAGCCCCTGGAGGATCGGGTCGTGATCCTGCCGGCCGACGAGGCCGAGGCCATGCGCGGCGGGCTGTACATCCCCGATACCGCCAAGGAGAAGCCCACCCAGGGTGAAGTGCTGGCCGTGGGACCGGGCCGGGTCGAGAAGGGTGACCGCGTGCCGATGGAGCTCAAGGTCGGCGATCAGGTCATCTACGGGAAGTACAGCGGCACGCCCTACACCTACGAAGGCGACGAGTACGTCATCATCAAGGCGTCCGACGTCCTCGCCAAGCTCGGCTGA
- a CDS encoding DUF1207 domain-containing protein, translated as MSSMHTRVAGALLLLLASGAPLAAQARLFPRVPSFELPEASPRVHGLVGRLFSARKGDSQFGREAEAEVGLGENFPVLALRRGPRPITLGFGSQVYGRFSLGDSKSAQISNDWVVGLNTTAALGRWELTAEVYHESSHLGDEYRDRFDATRLDWTREVAAGWASWRAGPWRLTGELSYALIDQLRLPRPGAALAVDFRSRPVGTLLGGQVRPVGGVYFEGAAATDWRVSTSAKLGIALVSDGRELGIALIAHDGLSTQRQFFRKESRYIGAELRFDL; from the coding sequence ATGTCAAGCATGCATACGCGGGTGGCGGGGGCGCTCCTGCTTCTCCTCGCTTCGGGAGCTCCGTTGGCCGCGCAGGCGCGGCTCTTCCCCCGGGTGCCGAGCTTCGAGCTGCCCGAGGCATCGCCCAGGGTGCACGGTCTGGTGGGACGCCTCTTCTCCGCTCGCAAGGGCGACAGTCAGTTCGGTCGGGAGGCGGAGGCCGAGGTGGGGCTGGGCGAGAATTTCCCGGTGCTGGCGCTCCGGCGTGGACCTCGGCCGATCACCCTCGGGTTCGGGTCGCAGGTGTACGGCCGGTTCAGCCTGGGTGACTCCAAGAGCGCCCAGATCAGCAACGACTGGGTGGTAGGCCTCAACACGACGGCCGCGCTGGGACGCTGGGAGCTGACGGCCGAGGTGTACCACGAGAGCAGCCACCTGGGCGATGAGTACCGCGACCGGTTCGATGCCACCCGGCTCGACTGGACCCGGGAAGTCGCGGCGGGCTGGGCCAGCTGGCGTGCCGGCCCGTGGCGCCTGACCGGCGAGCTCAGCTACGCGCTGATCGATCAGCTCCGGCTTCCCCGGCCCGGCGCGGCGCTCGCGGTGGATTTTCGGAGCCGGCCGGTCGGGACCCTGCTCGGCGGGCAGGTTCGGCCGGTGGGTGGCGTCTATTTCGAGGGTGCGGCGGCCACCGACTGGCGGGTAAGTACGTCGGCCAAGCTGGGCATTGCGCTGGTGTCGGATGGGCGGGAGCTCGGGATCGCCCTCATCGCCCACGACGGGCTCTCCACCCAGCGCCAGTTCTTTCGGAAGGAAAGCCGCTACATCGGCGCCGAGCTGCGGTTCGACCTGTAA
- a CDS encoding C40 family peptidase, translating into MTPPAPSRLGGGLRKLALVLASLMSIAAQAAAQAFEGQVGHFFEGDGWTVYRAGLSRPVGSVFGIAGHADYLGRTGGGRGGFAGLGADVSAFRGGRPGPYVIAGVGVGMGSPEDNSFSKAWASWSAGAGYELFPASFLTLGAEARWRAMTLDSREGPELTAGLTIRFGGKRRAPLPGQPGAVSSPGARESVSPPAPSSSEDGSRSGDAARLAKSVVATASEVMGRPYQWGGTGAGGSGFDCSGLIQYAYGQHGVALPRRSVDQAREGREVSRDPAKLLPGDVLTFSNTGRAVTHVGLYVGEGRFIHSATRGVQLSTLSADDPYGRWWYHRWVGVRRILQ; encoded by the coding sequence ATGACGCCGCCGGCTCCCTCGCGGCTCGGCGGTGGACTCCGGAAGCTCGCCCTTGTCCTCGCCAGTCTGATGAGCATCGCGGCACAAGCCGCGGCCCAGGCCTTCGAAGGCCAGGTCGGGCATTTCTTCGAGGGTGATGGATGGACCGTGTATCGCGCCGGGCTGAGCCGGCCGGTGGGAAGCGTCTTCGGCATCGCCGGTCACGCGGACTACCTGGGACGGACGGGCGGAGGCCGGGGCGGTTTTGCCGGATTGGGCGCCGATGTCAGCGCGTTCCGCGGCGGGCGGCCAGGCCCCTATGTCATCGCGGGAGTCGGCGTGGGAATGGGCTCACCAGAGGACAACTCGTTCTCCAAGGCCTGGGCGTCCTGGTCGGCAGGGGCGGGCTACGAGCTGTTTCCGGCGTCTTTTCTCACGCTTGGCGCGGAAGCCCGCTGGCGTGCGATGACGCTCGACTCCAGGGAAGGGCCCGAGCTCACCGCCGGGCTCACCATCCGGTTCGGCGGGAAGCGCCGGGCGCCACTACCGGGGCAGCCGGGAGCCGTCTCCTCCCCAGGTGCCCGCGAGTCAGTTAGCCCACCGGCGCCCTCATCCTCAGAGGACGGCTCACGAAGCGGCGACGCGGCTCGCCTGGCCAAGTCGGTGGTCGCGACGGCGAGCGAGGTGATGGGGCGCCCCTATCAGTGGGGTGGCACCGGCGCCGGCGGGAGCGGGTTCGACTGCTCCGGGCTCATTCAGTACGCCTACGGCCAACACGGTGTCGCCCTCCCGCGCCGGAGCGTGGACCAGGCGCGCGAGGGCAGGGAAGTGTCCAGGGATCCAGCCAAGCTGCTTCCTGGCGATGTGCTCACCTTTTCCAACACCGGTCGTGCGGTCACCCATGTGGGTCTTTACGTCGGCGAGGGGCGTTTCATCCATAGCGCGACGCGCGGCGTGCAGCTCAGCACGTTGAGCGCCGACGATCCGTACGGCCGGTGGTGGTACCATCGCTGGGTGGGGGTGCGGCGGATCCTGCAGTAA
- a CDS encoding UbiA family prenyltransferase codes for MVSSGRAAGYRLLGPRLDYLLHLRPAEWPIMAAHTAVGYLLAVGVAGAVVGQRIGPAGLGLVLWVICLNGGTLALNSAFDRDEGDVAYLRRPPPPPRRLAAWSLALLAAGQIVAFVLPLGFVLAYALCFVLSVLYSVPPFRLKAVAGADWLINMWGFGTLTPYAGWAATGRTVTPAGALVLLAFCPLFASLYPLTQIYQLEEDTRRGDRTLACVLGVRRSLDAALVTALLAFLVFAAAGVRAGWRATGQDLWRWAGLALAFTAWVAVLLPWRMRYTRMNPAQHQRGMYLALGAWAVTDAVVVGAWGT; via the coding sequence ATGGTGAGCTCCGGCCGGGCGGCGGGGTACCGCCTTCTCGGACCCCGGCTCGACTACCTCCTCCACCTGCGTCCCGCCGAGTGGCCGATCATGGCGGCGCACACGGCCGTCGGCTATCTCCTCGCGGTCGGAGTGGCGGGCGCCGTCGTGGGGCAGCGGATCGGACCCGCGGGACTTGGTCTCGTGCTCTGGGTGATCTGTCTCAACGGCGGTACCCTGGCGCTCAACAGCGCCTTCGACCGCGACGAGGGAGATGTCGCCTATCTCAGGCGTCCGCCGCCGCCGCCCCGCCGGCTGGCCGCATGGAGCCTGGCGCTCCTGGCGGCCGGTCAGATCGTGGCCTTCGTCCTGCCCTTGGGCTTCGTGCTGGCGTATGCCCTCTGCTTCGTGCTCTCGGTGCTCTATTCCGTGCCGCCGTTCCGTCTCAAGGCCGTGGCTGGGGCGGATTGGCTCATCAACATGTGGGGATTCGGCACCCTGACGCCGTACGCCGGGTGGGCGGCCACCGGCCGGACGGTGACCCCAGCAGGCGCGCTGGTCCTGCTCGCGTTCTGTCCCCTCTTCGCCTCGCTCTATCCGCTCACCCAGATCTATCAATTAGAGGAAGACACCCGCCGGGGCGACCGCACGCTCGCCTGCGTCCTGGGGGTGCGCCGGAGCCTCGACGCGGCGCTGGTGACCGCGCTCTTGGCGTTTCTCGTGTTCGCGGCGGCGGGCGTCCGCGCCGGCTGGCGAGCCACGGGCCAGGATCTCTGGCGCTGGGCCGGTCTGGCGCTCGCCTTCACGGCCTGGGTGGCGGTGTTGCTCCCTTGGCGCATGCGCTATACAAGGATGAATCCGGCCCAGCACCAGCGGGGGATGTACCTCGCACTGGGCGCCTGGGCTGTGACCGACGCGGTGGTGGTCGGGGCCTGGGGCACCTGA
- a CDS encoding type III pantothenate kinase produces MLLTLDIGNTEITLGLFRGGELEGHWRLTTNPDRTPDEWSIATGDFLIQAGRSPNEVRAVCFASVAPAVTQSVIQGVAKSTGCTGVAVDARSPLPVTLDVDEPLSVGADRIVNALAAIEIYRADTIVVDFGTATTFDCVTAEGRFLGGVIMPGLRTAADQLTRRTAKLPATELTAPARVIGRRTEECIQAGVLFGTADAIDGLVRRIRAEWPGGQRPGVVATGGLAPVVAPLTTSIEHSDPDLTLRGLRIAAGYLGLQW; encoded by the coding sequence ATGCTCCTGACCCTCGACATAGGCAACACCGAGATCACCCTCGGCCTCTTCCGCGGTGGCGAGCTGGAGGGCCACTGGCGGCTCACCACCAATCCCGATCGCACGCCGGACGAGTGGAGCATCGCCACCGGCGACTTCCTCATCCAGGCCGGCCGCTCGCCCAACGAGGTCCGCGCCGTCTGCTTCGCGTCGGTGGCGCCGGCGGTCACCCAGAGCGTCATCCAGGGCGTCGCCAAGTCCACTGGGTGCACCGGGGTTGCGGTGGACGCGCGCTCTCCGCTTCCGGTGACCCTCGACGTCGACGAGCCGCTCAGCGTCGGCGCCGACCGGATCGTCAATGCACTGGCGGCGATCGAGATCTATCGCGCGGACACCATCGTGGTGGACTTCGGCACCGCCACGACATTCGACTGCGTGACCGCGGAGGGGCGCTTCCTGGGTGGGGTGATCATGCCGGGTCTCCGCACCGCGGCAGACCAGCTCACCCGCCGGACGGCCAAGTTGCCGGCTACCGAACTCACGGCACCGGCACGGGTGATCGGCCGCCGCACCGAGGAGTGCATTCAGGCCGGCGTGCTGTTCGGCACGGCAGACGCGATCGACGGACTGGTGCGCCGGATCCGCGCTGAGTGGCCGGGCGGCCAGCGGCCCGGCGTGGTCGCGACCGGTGGACTCGCCCCGGTGGTCGCACCGCTCACCACCAGCATCGAGCACAGCGACCCCGACCTCACGTTGCGCGGCCTTCGGATCGCGGCGGGCTACCTCGGGCTGCAATGGTGA
- a CDS encoding biotin--[acetyl-CoA-carboxylase] ligase: MSDPALLTLDRVGSTMDVLHELAEAGASAGAAVVAREQTGGRGSRGRSWVSRRGGLWLSLLYRPGAPAGLELLSLRIGLAVAEALEQLGAPPVGLKWPNDLMLGDRKLGGVLCEARWQGNAPGWVVAGLGLNVANETPTSLRAVATRLGSVLPGVTSEDLVAPLLATLRRIDPDAGPLTTDERDRFRLRDWLHGRPLRAPAAGVAAGLSADGALLVRLAAGATTAVRAGTIELADSLSPP; this comes from the coding sequence GTGAGCGACCCGGCGTTGCTCACGCTGGACCGGGTCGGCTCGACCATGGATGTGCTGCACGAGCTGGCCGAGGCGGGGGCGTCCGCCGGGGCGGCCGTGGTGGCCCGGGAGCAGACCGGTGGGCGGGGCTCGCGCGGGCGAAGCTGGGTGTCGCGCCGCGGGGGACTCTGGCTCAGCCTGCTCTACCGTCCAGGGGCACCCGCGGGACTCGAGTTGCTGAGCCTCAGGATCGGCCTGGCCGTGGCAGAAGCCCTCGAGCAGCTCGGCGCGCCACCGGTCGGGCTCAAGTGGCCCAACGATCTCATGCTCGGCGACCGGAAGCTGGGCGGCGTGCTGTGCGAAGCACGGTGGCAGGGGAATGCGCCGGGCTGGGTGGTGGCCGGACTGGGACTCAACGTGGCGAACGAGACGCCGACCTCGCTTCGTGCCGTCGCCACCAGGCTCGGCTCGGTGCTGCCCGGCGTCACGTCCGAGGACCTGGTGGCGCCGCTCTTGGCGACGCTCCGACGGATCGACCCCGACGCGGGGCCGTTGACGACGGACGAGCGGGACCGCTTTCGCCTCCGCGACTGGCTGCACGGGAGACCACTCCGCGCTCCCGCCGCCGGCGTGGCCGCCGGCCTTTCGGCGGACGGCGCGCTGTTGGTGCGCCTTGCGGCCGGGGCCACCACCGCGGTCCGCGCCGGGACCATCGAATTGGCCGACTCCCTCTCGCCGCCGTAA
- a CDS encoding undecaprenyl-diphosphate phosphatase yields the protein MSPGAEAGVLGKAALLGLVEGITEFIPVSSTGHLIVVSRWLGEVDERAKTFDIFIQLGAILAIVWLYRARLSHAVIAAGREPASRRFLANLVIAFLPAALVGFVAHDWIKAHLFNPGVVAGALIVGGLVILLIERWCPPTRIDVVGAVPPGTALGVGLAQVLSLIPGTSRSGATIMGGYALGLSRTAATEFSFFLSIPVMSAATLYDLHKSWTALTAADAPAFAVGFVVAFVSAIVVVKAFLAYVSHHSFGACAWYRIALGALLLVLLR from the coding sequence GTGAGCCCCGGTGCCGAGGCGGGTGTCCTCGGCAAGGCCGCGCTACTCGGGCTGGTCGAGGGGATCACCGAATTCATCCCGGTCTCGTCCACCGGGCATCTGATCGTGGTGAGCCGCTGGCTGGGCGAGGTCGACGAGCGGGCCAAGACCTTCGACATCTTCATTCAGCTTGGGGCCATCCTGGCCATCGTGTGGCTCTATCGCGCCCGGCTCAGCCATGCCGTGATCGCGGCCGGGCGCGAGCCCGCCAGCCGCCGGTTTCTCGCCAACCTGGTCATCGCCTTTCTCCCGGCCGCGCTGGTGGGTTTCGTGGCGCACGACTGGATCAAGGCGCATCTGTTCAACCCCGGCGTCGTGGCCGGCGCGCTGATCGTCGGCGGGCTCGTCATTCTGCTGATCGAGCGGTGGTGTCCGCCGACTCGCATCGACGTGGTCGGGGCCGTGCCTCCGGGCACGGCGCTCGGCGTGGGGCTCGCGCAGGTGCTGTCGCTCATCCCCGGAACCTCGCGGTCCGGCGCGACCATCATGGGCGGCTACGCGCTCGGGCTCTCCCGCACGGCGGCGACCGAGTTCTCCTTCTTTCTCTCCATCCCCGTCATGTCCGCGGCCACGCTCTACGACCTGCACAAGAGCTGGACCGCGCTCACGGCCGCGGATGCCCCGGCCTTTGCCGTGGGATTCGTCGTCGCGTTCGTGTCGGCGATCGTGGTGGTGAAGGCGTTCCTCGCCTACGTCTCGCACCACAGCTTCGGCGCGTGCGCCTGGTATCGCATCGCGCTGGGCGCGCTGCTCCTGGTGCTGCTGCGGTGA
- the bshA gene encoding N-acetyl-alpha-D-glucosaminyl L-malate synthase BshA has protein sequence MKLGITCYPTYGGSGAVATELGLALARRGHEVHFITYDAPFRLRGYSERVFFHQVETRMGRYPLFDHFPYTLALASKQHEVVVAEDLELLHVHYAIPHATTAYLARQMLARERPLRVITTLHGTDITLVGQESSFYAITKFSIEQSDEVTAVSSYLRDETYRAFGCVSCNIRVIPNFVNLQEYRPGESGGRSGLAPGDHKLITHVSNFREVKRVKDVVRVFARIRRAMPATLVMIGDGPERVDAENEARELNVSPDVRFLGRLDSVASLLQVSDLFVLPSQTESFGLAALEAMACGSPVVASRAGGLPEVVDDGVNGILEPVGSVEAMGRRAVELLRDPVRHAAMRVAAIGKAQEFSADRVVPMYEALYQEVVS, from the coding sequence ATGAAACTGGGCATCACCTGCTATCCCACCTACGGCGGCTCGGGCGCCGTGGCCACCGAGCTGGGTCTGGCGCTGGCGCGCCGGGGCCACGAGGTCCACTTCATCACCTACGACGCGCCGTTCAGGCTGCGGGGCTACTCCGAGCGGGTCTTCTTCCATCAGGTGGAGACCCGCATGGGGCGGTATCCCCTGTTCGATCACTTCCCCTACACCCTGGCGCTCGCCTCCAAGCAGCACGAGGTGGTGGTGGCGGAGGATCTCGAGCTGCTCCACGTCCACTACGCCATTCCCCACGCTACGACCGCCTATCTCGCGCGCCAGATGCTCGCCCGCGAGCGTCCGCTCCGGGTGATCACCACGCTCCATGGCACCGATATCACCCTGGTAGGGCAGGAGTCGAGCTTTTATGCGATCACCAAGTTCTCCATCGAGCAGTCGGACGAGGTCACCGCGGTCTCTTCCTATCTGCGGGACGAGACCTACCGCGCCTTCGGCTGCGTGAGCTGCAACATTCGGGTGATCCCCAACTTCGTGAACCTGCAGGAGTACCGGCCAGGGGAGAGCGGCGGGCGGAGCGGTCTCGCGCCGGGCGACCACAAGCTCATCACCCACGTCTCCAACTTCCGGGAGGTGAAGCGGGTCAAGGACGTGGTCCGGGTGTTCGCGCGCATCCGCCGCGCCATGCCGGCGACCCTGGTCATGATCGGGGACGGCCCCGAGCGGGTGGACGCCGAGAACGAGGCCCGCGAGCTCAATGTCTCGCCCGACGTGCGCTTCCTCGGCCGGCTCGACTCGGTGGCCTCGCTGCTGCAGGTGAGCGATCTCTTCGTGCTCCCATCCCAAACCGAATCGTTCGGGCTGGCGGCGCTGGAGGCGATGGCCTGCGGCTCGCCGGTGGTCGCCAGCCGCGCCGGCGGATTGCCCGAGGTGGTGGACGACGGAGTGAACGGGATCCTGGAGCCGGTCGGGTCGGTCGAGGCGATGGGTCGGCGGGCCGTCGAGCTTCTCCGCGACCCGGTACGCCATGCCGCGATGCGCGTGGCGGCCATCGGCAAGGCGCAGGAGTTCTCGGCGGATCGGGTGGTGCCGATGTACGAGGCGCTTTACCAGGAGGTCGTCTCGTGA
- the miaA gene encoding tRNA (adenosine(37)-N6)-dimethylallyltransferase MiaA, which yields MAAARVPVLVGPTAVGKTAVALALAAHWPLEVVSADSRQIYRRLDIGTAKPTRRERSRVPHHGLDVVDPGARYSAGHFARDAEGWVADIRARGRLPVVVGGTGLYVRALAEGLFREPPLDLARRRALDAWTARLEGLELLRWAGRLDPGFQGGGRQRAARAIEVALLSGYPLSHWQRVARAQGVLDPWYIVLTVPRPVLHQRIARRAEEMVRRGLIEEVAAVLAEGHPPGAPGLDGIGLREAVEYLHGSRTRGSVSGAIAVSTRQYAKRQQTWFRHQLGGAALTLDATRNPEKVAQDIADAWSRDAGPVPAPRTHTVRAP from the coding sequence TTGGCCGCCGCTAGGGTCCCGGTGCTGGTCGGCCCGACGGCGGTGGGGAAGACCGCCGTCGCGCTGGCGCTCGCCGCGCACTGGCCACTGGAGGTGGTGTCGGCGGACTCGCGTCAGATCTACCGGCGGCTCGACATCGGCACGGCCAAGCCCACCCGGAGGGAACGGAGCCGGGTGCCGCACCACGGTCTCGACGTGGTGGACCCGGGCGCACGCTACAGCGCCGGGCATTTCGCCCGTGACGCCGAGGGATGGGTCGCCGATATTCGCGCACGCGGGCGGCTCCCGGTAGTGGTCGGGGGCACCGGTCTCTACGTGCGGGCGCTGGCGGAAGGGCTCTTTCGGGAGCCGCCGCTCGATCTGGCGCGGCGCCGGGCTTTGGACGCGTGGACCGCGCGTCTGGAGGGACTCGAGCTGCTCCGTTGGGCCGGCCGGCTCGATCCCGGGTTTCAAGGCGGCGGACGCCAGCGGGCGGCGCGGGCCATCGAAGTCGCGCTGCTCAGCGGCTACCCGCTCTCCCACTGGCAGCGCGTGGCCCGGGCGCAGGGTGTTCTCGACCCGTGGTACATCGTCCTCACCGTGCCCCGGCCGGTGCTGCACCAGCGGATCGCCCGCCGCGCCGAGGAGATGGTGCGCCGGGGGCTGATCGAGGAGGTGGCCGCGGTGCTCGCCGAAGGGCACCCGCCGGGGGCGCCGGGGCTCGACGGGATCGGACTCCGTGAGGCGGTGGAGTACCTGCACGGCAGCCGGACGCGCGGGTCGGTGTCCGGCGCCATCGCCGTGAGCACCCGGCAGTACGCCAAGCGGCAGCAGACCTGGTTCCGCCACCAGCTCGGTGGCGCGGCGCTCACCCTGGACGCCACGCGCAACCCGGAGAAGGTCGCGCAGGACATTGCGGACGCCTGGAGTAGGGACGCCGGCCCGGTGCCGGCTCCCCGGACCCATACCGTGCGGGCACCATGA